From Rhodopseudomonas palustris, a single genomic window includes:
- a CDS encoding sensor histidine kinase encodes MLDRTSPDPDMRDTEDASSSRDETPARGRRWPRPLDWVRRTGQFFFTLSFSSLTRRILSLNLAGLLALSTSILYLSQFRAGLIDARAQSLLVQAEIIAGAIAASATVETNTITIDPDRLLDLKTGESYGPPDEYALLDFPINPERVAPVLRRLISPTKTRARIYDRDGVLILDSRSLYGRGDVMRFDLPPPTAEKPGIVERAMIAIRTWFNRGDLPLYRELGPENGNGYQEVAQSLKGHKSSMVRINDRGEVIVSVSVPVQRFRAIYGSLMLSTQGDDIDQMVTAERLAILKVFGVAAVVMFVLSVLLASTIAGPVRRLADAAERVRRRIRARVEIPDFTKRRDEIGHLSGALRDMTDSLYNRIEAIERFAADVSHELKNPLTSLRSAVETLPLAKTDNSRARLLSVIEHDVKRLDRLISDISDASRLDAELQRQDAAQVDLRRLLTTLTLVANETRLGHSTMVEVKFDGPASDQFSVPGHDSRLGQVISNLLSNAQSFSCEGGKVRILCRRRKAEIEIIVEDEGPGIREDALEKIFERFYTDRPHQGFGQNSGLGLSISKQIVEAHGGRIWAENRVGPRGEDGEPTVAGARFVVRLPAK; translated from the coding sequence TTGCTAGATCGCACCTCGCCTGATCCAGATATGCGCGACACCGAGGACGCCTCCTCGTCGCGCGACGAGACTCCGGCGCGCGGCCGCCGCTGGCCGCGGCCGCTCGACTGGGTGCGCCGCACCGGGCAGTTCTTCTTCACGCTCAGCTTCTCCAGCCTGACGCGGCGAATTCTGTCGCTGAACCTCGCCGGCCTGCTCGCGCTGTCGACGAGCATCCTGTACCTGTCGCAATTCCGCGCCGGCCTGATCGACGCCCGCGCCCAGAGCCTGCTGGTGCAGGCCGAGATCATCGCCGGCGCGATCGCCGCGTCGGCCACGGTCGAAACCAACACCATCACCATCGATCCCGACCGGCTGCTCGACCTCAAGACCGGCGAAAGCTACGGCCCGCCGGACGAGTACGCGCTGCTGGACTTTCCGATCAATCCCGAGCGCGTCGCGCCGGTGCTGCGGCGGCTGATCTCGCCGACCAAGACCCGCGCCCGGATCTACGACCGCGACGGTGTGCTGATCCTCGACAGCCGCAGCCTGTACGGCCGCGGCGACGTGATGCGGTTCGATTTGCCGCCGCCGACGGCGGAGAAGCCCGGCATCGTCGAGCGGGCGATGATCGCGATCCGAACCTGGTTCAATCGCGGCGACCTGCCGCTGTATCGCGAGCTCGGGCCGGAGAACGGCAACGGCTATCAGGAGGTCGCGCAATCGCTCAAAGGCCACAAGAGCAGCATGGTGCGGATCAACGACCGCGGCGAGGTGATCGTCTCGGTGTCGGTGCCGGTGCAGCGCTTCCGGGCGATCTACGGCTCGCTGATGCTGTCGACCCAGGGCGACGACATCGACCAAATGGTGACCGCCGAGCGGCTGGCGATCCTCAAGGTGTTCGGCGTCGCCGCGGTGGTGATGTTCGTGCTGTCGGTGCTGCTGGCCTCGACCATCGCCGGCCCGGTGCGACGGCTGGCCGACGCCGCCGAGCGGGTCCGGCGCCGCATTCGCGCCCGGGTCGAGATTCCCGACTTCACCAAGCGCCGTGACGAGATCGGGCATCTGTCGGGCGCGCTGCGCGACATGACGGATTCGCTTTACAACCGCATCGAGGCGATCGAGCGGTTCGCCGCCGACGTGTCGCACGAGCTGAAGAACCCGCTGACCTCGCTGCGCTCGGCGGTGGAGACGCTGCCGCTGGCCAAGACCGACAACAGCCGGGCGCGGCTGCTGAGCGTGATCGAGCACGACGTCAAACGGCTCGACCGGCTGATCTCCGACATTTCCGACGCCAGCCGGCTCGACGCCGAATTGCAGCGCCAGGACGCCGCCCAGGTCGATCTGCGGAGGCTGCTGACGACGCTGACGCTGGTCGCCAACGAGACGAGGCTCGGCCACAGCACCATGGTCGAGGTCAAGTTCGACGGTCCGGCCTCCGACCAGTTCTCGGTGCCGGGCCATGACTCCCGGCTCGGTCAGGTGATCTCCAACCTGCTGTCCAACGCGCAGTCGTTTTCCTGCGAAGGCGGCAAGGTCCGCATCCTGTGCCGCCGCCGCAAGGCCGAGATCGAGATCATCGTCGAGGACGAGGGCCCCGGCATCCGCGAGGACGCGCTGGAGAAGATCTTCGAGCGCTTCTACACCGACCGGCCGCACCAGGGCTTCGGCCAGAATTCCGGCCTCGGCCTGTCGATCTCCAAGCAGATCGTCGAGGCCCATGGCG
- a CDS encoding response regulator transcription factor, with translation MPTIALVDDDRNILTSVSIALEAEGYRIMTYTDGASALDGFRTTPPDLAILDIKMPRMDGMETLRRLRQKSDLPVIFLTSKDEEIDELFGLKMGADDFIRKPFSQRLLVERVKAVLRRSAPKDPAAAPKENDAKALDRGPLRMDPERHTCTWKNEPVTLTVTEFLILQALATRPGVVKSRNALMDAAYDDQVYVDDRTIDSHIKRLRKKFKAVDDEFEMIETLYGVGYRFKEI, from the coding sequence ATGCCTACAATCGCTTTGGTCGACGACGACCGCAACATCCTGACCTCGGTGTCGATCGCGCTGGAAGCCGAAGGCTACCGGATCATGACCTACACCGACGGCGCCTCGGCGCTCGACGGCTTCCGCACCACGCCGCCCGACCTCGCCATCCTCGATATCAAGATGCCGCGGATGGACGGCATGGAGACGCTGCGGCGGTTGCGGCAGAAGTCCGATCTGCCGGTGATCTTCCTGACCTCCAAGGATGAGGAGATCGACGAGCTGTTCGGCCTGAAGATGGGCGCCGACGATTTCATCCGCAAACCGTTCTCGCAACGTCTGCTGGTCGAACGCGTCAAGGCGGTACTGCGGCGTTCGGCGCCGAAAGACCCCGCCGCCGCCCCGAAGGAAAACGACGCCAAGGCGCTCGACCGCGGTCCGCTGCGGATGGACCCGGAGCGGCATACCTGCACCTGGAAGAACGAGCCGGTGACCCTCACCGTCACCGAATTCCTGATCCTGCAGGCGCTCGCGACCCGGCCCGGCGTGGTGAAGAGCCGCAACGCGCTGATGGACGCCGCCTACGACGATCAGGTCTATGTCGACGACCGCACCATCGACAGCCACATCAAGCGGCTGCGCAAGAAGTTCAAGGCGGTCGACGACGAGTTCGAGATGATCGAGACGCTGTACGGCGTCGGCTATCGTTTCAAGGAAATCTGA
- a CDS encoding HugZ family protein translates to MQPTSEFSAPKLAKSLLRRRREGALATLMQSGGAPYCSLVNLASHPDGSPLLLISRLAVHTRNLLADPRVSLMLDERAAGDPLEGARIMLLGTAVEAGADDGPLWRRRYLAAHPAAEGYIDFADFSLFKIETSGLHLVAGFGRILDLAPDRYLTDLRGAEALLDVEASAVAHINADHSGTMKLYATQLLGAAEADWRCTGIDPEGLDLQCGRATLRLDFPDRVENPVALRDMLKRMADIARKAE, encoded by the coding sequence ATGCAGCCGACCTCCGAATTCAGCGCCCCGAAGCTCGCCAAATCGCTGCTGCGCCGCCGCCGCGAGGGGGCGCTGGCGACGCTGATGCAGTCCGGCGGTGCGCCGTATTGCTCGCTGGTCAATCTCGCCAGCCATCCCGATGGCTCGCCATTGCTGCTGATCTCGCGGCTGGCGGTTCACACCCGAAACCTGTTGGCGGACCCGCGGGTGTCGCTGATGCTGGACGAGCGCGCCGCCGGCGATCCGCTGGAGGGCGCACGGATCATGTTGCTCGGCACCGCCGTCGAGGCCGGCGCCGACGATGGCCCGCTATGGCGGCGGCGCTACCTCGCGGCGCATCCGGCGGCGGAGGGCTACATCGACTTCGCCGACTTTTCGCTGTTCAAAATCGAAACCTCGGGTCTTCATCTGGTCGCCGGGTTCGGCCGGATCCTCGACCTCGCGCCGGACCGCTACCTGACCGACCTGCGCGGTGCCGAAGCGCTGCTCGACGTGGAGGCCTCCGCGGTCGCGCACATCAACGCGGATCATTCAGGTACGATGAAGCTGTATGCCACCCAGCTACTCGGCGCCGCCGAAGCCGACTGGCGGTGCACCGGAATCGATCCCGAAGGCCTCGATCTGCAATGCGGCCGTGCGACACTGCGGCTCGACTTTCCGGACCGCGTCGAAAATCCTGTTGCATTGCGGGACATGCTGAAACGCATGGCTGACATTGCCCGCAAAGCGGAATGA
- a CDS encoding phosphoenolpyruvate carboxykinase, which produces MQETGVHNGAYGADKFGLKNLTGVYWNFGAPQLYEHALKNGEAVLSSDGALVADTGVFTGRSPKDKFTVRDATTENTMWWGGNQSITADQFETLYQDFLKHAEGMTLFAQDLYGGADPTFRIKTRVYTELAWHSLFIRTLLRRPERAELESFVPELTLIDLPSFRADPARHGCRSENVVAIDFARKIVLIGGTQYAGEMKKSVFTTLNYYLPEKGVLPMHCSANVGPSGDTAIFFGLSGTGKTTLSADPNRTLIGDDEHGWGKDGVFNFEGGCYAKCIKLSAENEPEIYAASTRFGAVLENVVLGEIDRKPDFDDGSKTENTRSAYPLESIPNASLTGRAGQPKNVVMLAADAFGVMPPIAKLTPAQAMYHFLSGYTAKVAGTERGVTEPTPEFSTCFGSPFLPRDPSVYGNMLRELIAKHNVDCWLVNTGWTGGIYGTGHRMPIKVTRALLTAALDGSLRNVEFRTDPYFGFAVPTALPGVPSEILDPVKTWADKAAFDTTARKLVGMFQKNFAKFEAQVDAEVRAAAPDVKIAAE; this is translated from the coding sequence GTGCAAGAGACGGGCGTGCATAACGGTGCTTACGGCGCCGACAAATTCGGCCTCAAAAATCTCACAGGCGTGTACTGGAACTTCGGTGCACCCCAGCTCTACGAGCACGCGCTGAAGAACGGCGAGGCGGTGTTGTCGTCGGACGGCGCGCTGGTCGCGGACACCGGCGTGTTCACCGGCCGCAGCCCCAAGGATAAGTTCACGGTCCGCGACGCTACCACCGAAAATACCATGTGGTGGGGTGGTAATCAGTCGATTACCGCCGACCAGTTCGAGACGCTGTACCAGGACTTCCTCAAGCACGCCGAAGGCATGACGCTGTTCGCGCAGGACCTGTACGGCGGCGCCGATCCGACCTTCCGCATCAAGACCCGCGTTTACACCGAGCTCGCCTGGCACTCGCTGTTCATCCGCACGCTGCTGCGCCGTCCCGAGCGCGCCGAGCTGGAGAGCTTCGTTCCCGAGCTGACGCTGATCGATTTGCCGAGCTTCCGCGCCGACCCGGCGCGCCACGGCTGCCGCTCCGAGAACGTCGTCGCGATCGACTTCGCCCGTAAGATCGTGCTGATCGGCGGCACTCAGTACGCCGGCGAGATGAAGAAGAGCGTGTTCACCACGCTGAACTACTACCTGCCCGAGAAGGGTGTGCTGCCGATGCACTGCTCGGCCAATGTCGGCCCGAGCGGCGACACCGCGATCTTCTTCGGCCTGTCCGGCACCGGCAAGACCACGCTGTCGGCCGATCCGAACCGCACGCTGATCGGCGACGACGAGCACGGCTGGGGCAAGGACGGCGTCTTCAACTTCGAAGGCGGCTGCTACGCCAAGTGCATCAAGCTGTCGGCCGAGAACGAGCCGGAAATCTACGCCGCCTCGACCCGCTTCGGCGCCGTGCTCGAGAACGTCGTGCTCGGCGAGATCGACCGCAAGCCGGACTTCGACGACGGCTCCAAGACCGAGAACACCCGCTCCGCCTATCCGCTGGAGTCGATCCCGAATGCGTCGCTGACCGGCCGCGCCGGCCAGCCGAAGAACGTGGTGATGCTCGCCGCCGACGCGTTCGGCGTGATGCCGCCGATCGCCAAGCTGACCCCCGCGCAGGCGATGTACCACTTCCTGTCCGGCTACACCGCCAAGGTCGCCGGCACCGAGCGCGGCGTCACCGAGCCGACCCCGGAATTCTCGACCTGCTTCGGCTCGCCGTTCCTGCCGCGCGATCCGTCGGTGTACGGCAACATGCTGCGCGAGCTGATCGCCAAGCACAATGTCGACTGCTGGCTGGTCAACACCGGCTGGACCGGCGGCATCTACGGCACCGGCCACCGCATGCCGATCAAGGTCACCCGCGCGCTGCTGACCGCGGCGCTGGACGGCTCCTTGCGCAACGTCGAATTCCGCACCGATCCGTATTTCGGCTTCGCGGTGCCGACCGCGCTGCCGGGCGTGCCGAGCGAGATCCTCGACCCGGTCAAGACCTGGGCCGACAAGGCGGCGTTCGACACCACCGCGCGCAAGCTGGTCGGCATGTTCCAGAAGAACTTCGCCAAGTTCGAAGCGCAGGTCGACGCAGAAGTCCGCGCCGCCGCGCCGGACGTCAAGATCGCCGCCGAGTAA
- the fabI gene encoding enoyl-ACP reductase FabI, producing MQQLMQGKRGLIMGVANDHSIAWGMAKTLAAHGAELAFTYQGEALARRVKPLAQSLNSDLVLPCDVEDIASVDAVFETLKEKWGKLDFVIHAIGFSDKNELRGQYIDTSRANFSRTMVISCFSFTEVAKRAAALMPDGGAMITLTFGASERAMPNYNVMGLAKAALEASVRYLACDLGPKGIRVNAVSAGPVRTLAGAGIGDSRAMFGFMEKHSPLGRGVTLEELGGSALYLLSDLSGGVTGETHYVDSGYNIVLMPKPDALKGGDKAGE from the coding sequence ATGCAACAACTGATGCAGGGCAAGCGCGGGCTGATCATGGGCGTCGCCAACGACCATTCGATCGCCTGGGGCATGGCGAAGACGCTGGCGGCGCACGGCGCCGAGCTCGCCTTTACCTATCAGGGCGAGGCGCTGGCGCGCCGGGTCAAGCCGCTGGCGCAGTCGCTGAATTCCGACCTGGTGCTGCCCTGCGACGTCGAGGACATCGCCAGCGTCGACGCGGTATTCGAGACGCTGAAGGAGAAGTGGGGCAAGCTCGACTTCGTGATCCACGCGATCGGCTTCTCCGACAAGAACGAGCTGCGCGGCCAGTACATCGACACCAGCCGCGCCAATTTTTCGCGCACCATGGTGATCTCCTGCTTCTCGTTCACCGAGGTCGCCAAGCGCGCCGCGGCGCTGATGCCGGACGGCGGCGCGATGATCACGCTGACCTTCGGCGCGTCCGAGCGGGCGATGCCTAACTACAATGTGATGGGTCTCGCCAAGGCGGCGCTGGAAGCCAGCGTGCGCTATCTCGCCTGCGACCTCGGCCCCAAGGGCATCCGCGTCAATGCGGTGTCGGCCGGTCCGGTGCGGACGCTGGCCGGCGCCGGCATCGGCGACTCGCGCGCGATGTTCGGTTTCATGGAAAAACACTCGCCGCTCGGCCGCGGCGTCACGCTGGAAGAACTCGGCGGCTCGGCGCTGTATCTGCTCTCCGATCTTTCGGGCGGCGTCACCGGCGAAACCCACTACGTCGATTCCGGCTACAACATCGTGCTGATGCCGAAGCCCGACGCGCTGAAGGGCGGCGACAAGGCGGGCGAGTAG
- the fabB gene encoding beta-ketoacyl-ACP synthase I translates to MRRVVVTGMGIVSSIGNNTQEVLASLYDAKPGISRAEKHAELGFRSQVQGAPTLNPADVVDRRAMRFLGEGAAWNHVAMEQAIADSGLEESEISNERTGIVMGSGGPSARTIVEAADITRTKGPKRVGPFAVPKAMSSTASATLATWFKIKGVNYSISSACATSNHCIGNAYELIQWGKQDVMFAGGCEELDWSLSVLFDAMGAMSSKYNDTPATASRPYDISRDGFVIAGGAGVLVLEELEHAKARGAKIYGEIIGYGATSDGYDMVAPSGEGAERCMKMALATTGGIKIDYINPHATSTPAGDPPEINALRNVFGAGDKCPPISATKALTGHSLGATGVQEAIYSLLMMQNGFICESANITELDPVFADMPIVRKRVENAKLGAVLSNSFGFGGTNATLVFKRLEA, encoded by the coding sequence ATGAGACGAGTTGTTGTGACGGGGATGGGGATCGTCTCGTCGATTGGTAACAACACGCAGGAAGTTCTGGCGAGCCTGTACGACGCCAAGCCGGGTATCTCTCGTGCCGAGAAGCACGCCGAGCTCGGATTCCGTTCGCAGGTGCAGGGCGCACCGACGCTGAATCCGGCCGATGTGGTCGATCGTCGCGCGATGCGGTTCCTCGGCGAAGGCGCGGCGTGGAACCACGTCGCGATGGAGCAGGCGATCGCCGATTCCGGGCTGGAAGAGTCCGAGATCTCGAACGAGCGGACCGGCATCGTGATGGGCTCGGGCGGCCCGTCGGCGCGCACCATCGTCGAAGCCGCCGACATCACCCGCACCAAGGGCCCCAAGCGCGTCGGGCCGTTCGCGGTACCGAAGGCGATGAGCTCGACCGCGTCGGCGACGCTGGCGACCTGGTTCAAGATCAAGGGCGTCAACTACTCGATCTCGTCGGCCTGTGCGACGTCGAACCATTGCATCGGCAACGCCTACGAGCTGATCCAGTGGGGCAAGCAGGACGTGATGTTCGCCGGCGGCTGCGAGGAGCTCGACTGGTCGCTGTCGGTGCTGTTCGACGCGATGGGGGCGATGTCGTCGAAGTACAACGATACTCCGGCCACCGCGTCGCGTCCGTACGATATCAGCCGCGACGGCTTCGTGATCGCCGGCGGCGCCGGCGTGCTGGTGCTGGAAGAGCTCGAGCACGCCAAGGCGCGCGGTGCCAAGATCTACGGCGAGATCATCGGCTACGGTGCGACCTCGGACGGCTACGACATGGTGGCGCCGTCGGGCGAGGGCGCCGAGCGCTGCATGAAGATGGCGCTGGCGACCACCGGCGGCATCAAGATCGACTACATCAACCCGCACGCGACCTCGACGCCGGCCGGCGACCCGCCGGAGATCAACGCGCTCCGCAACGTGTTCGGCGCCGGCGACAAGTGCCCGCCGATCTCGGCCACCAAGGCGCTGACCGGACATTCGCTCGGCGCCACCGGCGTGCAGGAGGCGATCTACTCGCTGCTGATGATGCAGAACGGCTTCATCTGCGAAAGCGCCAACATCACCGAGCTCGACCCGGTGTTCGCCGACATGCCGATCGTGCGCAAGCGGGTCGAAAACGCCAAGCTCGGCGCCGTGCTGTCGAATTCGTTCGGCTTCGGCGGCACCAACGCGACGCTGGTGTTCAAGCGGCTGGAGGCGTGA
- the fabA gene encoding bifunctional 3-hydroxydecanoyl-ACP dehydratase/trans-2-decenoyl-ACP isomerase: MRDRRSSYEYEDLLACGRGELFGAGNAQLPLPPMLMFDRITTITEDGGEFGKGHIRAELDVNPDLWFFACHFKNDPVMPGCLGLDAMWQMVGFFLGWVGGEGPGRALGLGELKFTGQVLPHISKIVYNVDIKRVMRSKLWLGIADGWLSADDEIIYRAKDLKVGLFKQTAQPVGG; this comes from the coding sequence ATGCGGGACCGTCGCTCCAGCTACGAATATGAAGACTTGCTGGCCTGCGGCCGCGGCGAATTGTTCGGGGCCGGCAACGCCCAATTGCCGTTGCCGCCGATGCTGATGTTCGACCGGATCACCACCATCACGGAGGACGGCGGCGAATTCGGCAAGGGCCACATTCGCGCCGAGCTCGACGTCAATCCGGACCTGTGGTTTTTCGCCTGTCACTTCAAGAACGATCCGGTGATGCCGGGTTGCCTCGGCCTCGATGCGATGTGGCAGATGGTCGGTTTCTTTCTCGGCTGGGTCGGCGGCGAAGGGCCGGGCCGCGCGCTCGGTCTCGGCGAACTAAAGTTCACCGGTCAGGTGCTGCCGCACATCAGCAAGATCGTTTACAATGTCGACATCAAGCGGGTGATGCGCTCGAAGCTGTGGCTCGGCATTGCCGATGGCTGGCTTTCGGCCGACGACGAGATCATCTACCGCGCAAAGGATCTGAAAGTCGGTCTGTTCAAGCAGACGGCGCAGCCGGTTGGTGGCTAG
- the irrA gene encoding iron response transcriptional regulator IrrA: protein MREEPAQEAHSHAEPRLNGCPWHDVNEMLQSVGLRPTRQRMALGWLLFGKGDRHLTAEMLYEEASQAKVPVSLATVYNTLNQLTEVGLLRQVSVDGTKTYFDTNVSAHQHFYLENNHELIDIPNADLELKATPEVPDGYEIARVDVVVRLRKRG from the coding sequence CTGCGAGAGGAACCGGCTCAGGAGGCTCATTCGCATGCAGAGCCCCGCCTGAACGGCTGTCCTTGGCACGATGTCAACGAGATGCTGCAATCTGTGGGATTGCGGCCGACCCGGCAGCGGATGGCGCTGGGATGGCTGCTGTTCGGTAAGGGCGACCGCCATCTCACGGCTGAAATGCTGTACGAAGAGGCCAGCCAGGCCAAGGTTCCGGTGTCGTTGGCGACGGTTTACAACACCCTGAACCAGCTCACTGAAGTCGGCCTGCTGCGGCAGGTCAGCGTCGACGGCACCAAGACCTATTTCGACACCAATGTGTCGGCGCACCAGCACTTCTATCTCGAGAACAACCACGAGCTGATCGACATTCCGAATGCCGATCTCGAGCTGAAGGCGACGCCGGAAGTTCCGGACGGCTACGAGATCGCGCGGGTCGACGTCGTGGTGCGGCTGCGTAAGCGCGGCTGA
- a CDS encoding SH3 domain-containing protein: MAVTAFAGAMTCAASFAQAGKDSPLSASGLPVPRYVSLKSDHVNVRVGPTKDNDVAWVYTRAGLPVEVTAEFENWRRVRDSEGAEGWVYHSLLSGRRTAVVIMKDKDELAPLYERATAGSAVVARLQAGVVAQVRRCDMKWCRIVGSGFDGWIEKLQLWGVYADEQVN, translated from the coding sequence ATGGCGGTAACGGCGTTCGCAGGTGCGATGACTTGTGCTGCCAGCTTCGCGCAGGCCGGCAAGGACTCGCCGTTGTCTGCGAGTGGACTGCCGGTGCCGCGATACGTCAGCCTTAAGTCGGATCACGTCAATGTCCGCGTCGGCCCGACCAAGGACAACGATGTCGCCTGGGTCTATACCCGGGCCGGGCTGCCGGTCGAGGTCACTGCCGAGTTCGAGAACTGGCGCCGGGTGCGGGATTCCGAGGGGGCCGAAGGCTGGGTCTATCACTCCCTGCTGTCGGGCCGTCGCACCGCGGTGGTAATCATGAAGGACAAGGACGAGCTGGCGCCGCTCTACGAGCGCGCCACTGCGGGCAGCGCCGTGGTGGCCCGGTTGCAGGCCGGCGTCGTGGCGCAGGTCAGGCGGTGCGACATGAAGTGGTGCAGGATCGTCGGCAGCGGCTTCGACGGCTGGATCGAGAAACTGCAATTGTGGGGCGTGTACGCCGACGAGCAGGTCAACTGA
- a CDS encoding 2-hydroxyacid dehydrogenase: MSVKKKPLVVVTRKLPDSIETRMRELFDARLNLDDVPMTAEQLAEAARTADVLVPTVTDTITAEMLNQPDCQLKLIAHFGNGIDNLDVAAAHARGITVTNTPKVLTEDTADMTMALILAVPRRLIEGAALLTDGGDWPGWSPTWILGRRLGGKRLGIIGMGRIGQAVARRARAFGLQIHYHNRKPVAPRIADELGATYWDSLDQMLARMDIISVNCPHTPATFHLLSARRLKLIRKDAFIVNTARGEVIDEETLTRLIESGDIAGAGLDVYEHEPAVNPKLVRLAKHGKVVLLPHMGSATIEGRVEMGEKVIINIRTFLDNHKPPDRVLPGML, from the coding sequence ATGTCGGTTAAGAAAAAGCCTCTGGTCGTCGTCACCCGCAAGCTTCCGGACTCGATCGAAACCCGGATGCGCGAGCTGTTCGACGCCCGGCTGAATCTCGACGACGTGCCGATGACCGCCGAACAACTCGCCGAGGCGGCCCGCACCGCCGACGTGCTGGTGCCGACCGTGACCGATACCATCACGGCCGAGATGCTGAACCAGCCGGATTGTCAGCTCAAGCTGATCGCGCATTTCGGCAACGGTATCGACAATCTCGATGTCGCTGCGGCGCATGCGCGCGGCATCACCGTCACCAACACCCCGAAAGTTCTGACCGAAGATACCGCCGACATGACCATGGCGCTGATCCTGGCGGTGCCGCGCCGGCTGATCGAGGGCGCCGCGCTCTTGACCGATGGCGGCGACTGGCCCGGCTGGTCGCCGACCTGGATACTCGGCCGCCGGCTCGGCGGCAAGCGGCTCGGCATCATCGGCATGGGGCGGATCGGCCAGGCGGTGGCCCGGCGCGCCCGCGCCTTCGGCCTGCAGATCCATTACCACAACCGCAAGCCGGTGGCGCCGCGGATCGCCGACGAACTCGGGGCGACCTACTGGGATTCGCTCGACCAGATGCTGGCCCGGATGGACATCATCTCGGTCAACTGCCCGCACACGCCGGCGACCTTCCATCTGCTGTCGGCGCGGCGGCTCAAGCTGATCCGCAAGGACGCCTTCATCGTCAACACCGCGCGCGGCGAGGTGATCGACGAGGAGACGCTGACCCGGCTGATCGAGAGCGGCGACATCGCCGGCGCCGGGCTCGACGTCTACGAGCACGAGCCCGCGGTCAACCCGAAGCTGGTGCGTCTCGCCAAGCACGGCAAAGTCGTGCTGCTGCCGCACATGGGGTCGGCCACCATCGAAGGCCGGGTCGAGATGGGCGAGAAGGTGATCATCAACATCCGCACCTTCCTGGATAATCACAAGCCGCCGGATCGCGTCCTGCCCGGGATGCTCTGA
- a CDS encoding cytochrome P450: MSIAVIDDRPASRAPLIPPTPPRAPDDISALGRLAAIRHNAIASWGDRAYQDDIVKGRFFTHASYILNAPDAIRHVLIDNADNYRRTATGIRVLRPMLGDGLLLAEGRAWKHQRRTLAPAFTPRAVATLVPHMLSATEEAIAGLHRNAGAPVDLREAMQHLALEIAGRTMFSFEMGTHGRALRSFVIDYGTRLASPRFLDLLLPLGWPTPQDIARARFRRRWTRFVGELIAARRASGKTADAPPRDLFELMLAARDPETGEAFNDAQLGDQVATMILAGHETTATALFWALYLLAMDREAQDRLAAEVRRLGPGAVEIERLPFTRAVLDETLRLYPPAFLIVREAAGPDQVAGFAVRKHDVMLIAPWLLHRHEKLWHEPDAFVPARFLPGAAPPDRFAYLPFGLGPRVCIGAHFALVEATLALAKIVGTFRIELIDTTPVMPIGVVTTQPDRSPSFRLTPR, translated from the coding sequence GTGAGCATCGCCGTCATCGACGACAGGCCGGCGTCCCGTGCGCCGCTGATCCCGCCGACGCCGCCGCGCGCGCCGGACGACATCTCGGCGCTCGGTCGTCTCGCGGCGATTCGTCACAATGCGATCGCGAGCTGGGGCGACCGGGCCTACCAGGACGATATCGTCAAGGGCCGGTTCTTCACCCACGCCAGCTACATCCTCAACGCGCCGGACGCGATCCGGCACGTGCTGATCGACAACGCCGACAATTATCGCCGCACCGCGACCGGCATCCGCGTGCTGCGGCCGATGCTTGGTGACGGGCTGCTGCTCGCCGAAGGGCGCGCCTGGAAGCATCAGCGCCGGACCCTGGCGCCCGCCTTCACGCCGCGCGCGGTCGCCACGCTGGTGCCGCACATGCTGTCCGCGACCGAGGAGGCGATCGCCGGGCTGCACCGCAATGCCGGCGCGCCGGTGGATCTGCGCGAGGCAATGCAGCATCTGGCACTGGAGATCGCCGGGCGGACGATGTTCTCGTTCGAGATGGGCACCCACGGCCGGGCGTTGCGCAGCTTCGTGATCGACTACGGCACCCGGCTGGCGAGCCCCCGGTTTCTCGATCTGCTGCTGCCGCTCGGCTGGCCGACCCCGCAGGACATCGCGCGGGCACGGTTTCGCCGGCGCTGGACCCGGTTCGTCGGCGAGCTGATCGCCGCGCGGCGCGCCTCGGGCAAGACGGCGGACGCGCCGCCGCGCGATCTGTTCGAACTGATGCTGGCGGCGCGCGACCCGGAAACAGGCGAGGCGTTCAACGACGCCCAGCTCGGCGATCAGGTCGCCACCATGATTCTCGCCGGGCACGAGACCACCGCGACCGCGCTGTTCTGGGCCTTGTATCTGCTGGCGATGGACCGCGAAGCGCAGGACCGGCTCGCCGCGGAAGTCCGCCGGCTCGGCCCCGGCGCGGTGGAGATCGAGCGCCTGCCGTTCACCCGCGCGGTGCTCGACGAAACGCTGCGGCTGTATCCGCCGGCGTTCCTGATCGTGCGGGAAGCAGCCGGTCCCGATCAGGTCGCCGGCTTCGCCGTCCGCAAGCACGACGTGATGCTGATCGCGCCGTGGCTGCTGCATCGGCATGAAAAACTCTGGCACGAGCCCGATGCCTTCGTTCCGGCGCGGTTCCTGCCGGGCGCCGCGCCGCCGGACCGGTTCGCCTATCTGCCGTTCGGCCTCGGTCCCCGGGTCTGCATCGGCGCCCATTTCGCGCTGGTCGAAGCGACGCTGGCGCTGGCGAAGATCGTCGGCACGTTCCGGATCGAGCTGATCGATACTACCCCGGTGATGCCGATCGGGGTCGTCACTACCCAGCCGGATCGATCGCCGTCGTTCCGGCTGACCCCACGCTGA